The following are from one region of the Theropithecus gelada isolate Dixy chromosome 6, Tgel_1.0, whole genome shotgun sequence genome:
- the LOC112626619 gene encoding LOW QUALITY PROTEIN: prostaglandin reductase 1-like (The sequence of the model RefSeq protein was modified relative to this genomic sequence to represent the inferred CDS: inserted 1 base in 1 codon), translating into MVRTKIWILKKHFVGHPTNSDFELKTAELPPLKNGEVLLEALFLTVDAYMRFLAKTLKEGDTMMGQQVARVVESKNAALPKGTIVLTSPGWTTHSISDGKDLEKLLTEWPDTIPVSLALGTIGMPGLTAYFGLLDICGVKGGETLMVNAAAGAVGSVVGQIAKLKGCKVVAAAESDXKVAYLQKLGFDVVFNYKTVESLEEILKKASPDGYDCYFDNVGGEFSNTVISQMKKFGRIAICGAISTYNRTGPLPPGPNPETIILQELHIQGFVVYRWQGDVRQKALKDLLKWVSEGKIQDKEYIIEGLENMPAAFMGMLKGDNLGKTIVKV; encoded by the exons ATGGTTCGTACTAAGATATGGATCCTGAAGAAGCACTTTGTTGGCCATCCTACTAATAGTGACTTTGAGTTGAAGACAGCTGAGCTACCACCCTTAAAAAATGGAGAGGTCCTGCTTGAAGCTTTGTTCCTCACCGTGGATGCTTACATGAGATTTTTAGCCAAAACATTGAAAGAAGGTGATACAATGATGGGGCAGCAAGTGGCCAGAGTTGTGGAAAGTAAAAATGCAGCCCTACCAAAAGGAACTATTGTACTGACttctccaggctggacaacacaCTCCATTTCTGATGGGAAAGATCTGGAAAAGCTGCTGACAGAGTGGCCAGACACAATACCAGTGTCTTTGGCTCTGGGGACAATTGGCATGCCAGGCCTGACTGCCTACTTTGGCCTACTTGACATCTGTGGTGTGAAGGGTGGAGAAACACTGATGGTTAATGCAGCAGCTGGAGCTGTGGGCTCTGTTGTGGGGCAGATTGCAAAGCTCAAGGGCTGCAAAGTTGTTGCAGCAGCAGAGTCTG AAAAGGTTGCCTATCTTCAAAAGCTTGGATTTGATGTTGTCTTTAACTACAAGACAGTAGAGTCTTTGGAAGAAATCTTGAAGAAAGCCTCTCCTGATGGTTACGATTGTTATTTTGATAATGTAGGTGGAGAGTTTTCAAACACTGTTATCAGCCAGATGAAGAAATTTGGAAGGATTGCCATATGTGGAGCCATCTCTACATATAACAGAACCGGCCCACTTCCCCCAGGTCCAAACCCAGAGACTATTATCCTTCAGGAGCTTCACATACAAGGCTTTGTTGTCTACCGCTGGCAAGGAGATGTCCGCCAAAAAGCTCTGAAGGACTTGCTGAAATGGGTCTCAGAGGGTAAAATCCAGGACAAGGAATATATCATCGAAGGACTTGAAAACATGCCAGCTGCATTTATGGGAATGCTGAAAGGAGATAATTTGGGGAAAACAATAGTGAAAGTATGA